The sequence ATTTTCACAGACTATTGACACTTTTTCACTTCTCTATAGATACCTCATTTTAATAGGCTATGCTGCCTACAGTTCTATGCATGATTCCTTAACGATTGTTATCAAGCAGCCAAGAGTATGGCCGCCTGCGATGCTTCACGAATCGCAGGCGTTGTCCTAACGGTTATTGAAGTCCCGTTGAACGAGGTCTTTGATCGCTTTTTCGTTCTTCTTGGCCTTGCGCTGTTTGTCAGGATTGTCCGGATTCCCTGATTTGAAGCGGGCTGCGTCCATGCCGTCCATGATGTTCATACGTCTCACCTCCGATGCTGTTAGCTTGCCAAGCGAAGCGGTGGAATATAAATAAATGGGGGCAACTGCATGTTGCCGCGAAACTTCGATTTCAAGCACTCTATTCGCTCATTCCTTCTGCTTTGTCTGCGGTTGCCGGAATTCGCCGGGCTTCTTATCCGGATATAGATGCAGCAGCTTATTTGAGGACATCGCCATGATCTTCGGCTCCAGTCGCTCTCTGCTGCGCCGCAGCCGGGGACGACCTGGCTGTAGCAGTCGCTGCACGAGCCGCAAATACCAACGGGTCATGCGCATGAACAGACCATCAGGCAGTGCCAATACGGTAAAGCCGAACCGCTCCGCCGGCTGGTGGAGCAAGCTGACGCCGTACACAGCCTTGATCCTCGCAGCTTTCGGATGCTTGCGAATATAGGCAGCCAGCCGCGGAAGTCCAGGCTGGAAGCGGCGAAGCAGGGCCACGATCAGCTGCATCATCGAAGGATAGGCTTGACTGATCGAATAGATCATCCGATTGTTCAGATGAATTTCCGCAATGTAATCGCCCTTTCGGACTTCGGTTCCGTCGTCCAGCCGGAGCGCTTGCTTGCCCGTGTACGGACGGACACGAGCCTGGATGAACGGTTGCTCTGAGTCGATCGGGCAAATGCGCAGCAGGTGCAAAACCAGGCTGTCCCATGTCAGCCACGCTGCTGCAAACGCGGAACGAATGCGCCGCCGCGCAGATGATTTCGGTCGAGGTTGTACGGCTTGCGTTCGGGAGCAGGGGACAGCCGGAGCCCCCCCTTCGCCGCTCTGCCGATCGGCATCCAGCGCAATGCCTTCACTGAGCGTCACGAAGGTCCACTTGTTTCGGTTGATCCGAAGCCAGCCTTCCAGCGCTTCCAGCATATAGCGGGGCGCATCCGGACGGGCGCCGAAGGTGCTGCCGCAATCGTGAAGCACAATGATCGACCCGTCGGCAACATGCTGCGATAATTGGCGCTGCATGGCGGTCACTGTCTCCGCCTTCGCGCGCCAATCGTTGACCATAACGGACCACAGC comes from Xylanibacillus composti and encodes:
- a CDS encoding polysaccharide deacetylase family protein, which encodes MKALLLILVIVYVAGYCLIPYLYSRVLSPCFGWRFPSARFARTVYSLLSGRRAVALTFDDGPDPVYTPKLLDLLAANHISATFFVVGQRASRHPDLIRRIAAEGHEIGIHNYRHWPNWLLAPWSVDRHLQRTASMIHEQTGRWPKLYRPPWGLLNLADLFRSRYRHVLWSVMVNDWRAKAETVTAMQRQLSQHVADGSIIVLHDCGSTFGARPDAPRYMLEALEGWLRINRNKWTFVTLSEGIALDADRQSGEGGAPAVPCSRTQAVQPRPKSSARRRIRSAFAAAWLTWDSLVLHLLRICPIDSEQPFIQARVRPYTGKQALRLDDGTEVRKGDYIAEIHLNNRMIYSISQAYPSMMQLIVALLRRFQPGLPRLAAYIRKHPKAARIKAVYGVSLLHQPAERFGFTVLALPDGLFMRMTRWYLRLVQRLLQPGRPRLRRSRERLEPKIMAMSSNKLLHLYPDKKPGEFRQPQTKQKE